Proteins encoded within one genomic window of Rhododendron vialii isolate Sample 1 chromosome 1a, ASM3025357v1:
- the LOC131332483 gene encoding putative glucose-6-phosphate 1-epimerase has translation MSNSERVPVELCKGVNGLEKVVLREVRGSSVEVYLYGGHVTSWKNEHGEELLFVSSKAIFKPPKPIRGGIPICFPQFSNHGPLEPHGFARNRIWSIDTDPPPFPTSSSSKAFIDLILKPSEEDLKIWPHSFEFRLRVTLGPGGDLMLTSRIRNTSTDGKPFSFTFAYHTYFSVSDISEVRVEGLETLDYLDNLQNKERFTEQGDAITFESEVDKIYLSTPTKIAILDHEKKRTFVIRKDGLPDAVVWNPWDKKAKAMADFGDDEYKHMLCVETAAVEKPITLKPGEEWRGRQELSAVPSSYCSGQLDPQRVLQSS, from the exons ATGTCGAATAGCGAAAGGGTTCCTGTTGAGCTTTGTAAGGGCGTCAATGGCCTCGAAAAGGTTGTCCTCCGCGAGGTTCGTGGCAGCTCTGTTGAG GTGTATCTTTATGGAGGTCATGTGACATCTTGGAAGAATGAGCATGGAGAGGAGTTACTTTTTGTTAGTAGTAAG GCTATTTTTAAGCCTCCAAAGCCGATTCGTGGAGGCATTCCTATATGCTTTCCTCAA TTTTCGAATCATGGCCCTCTTGAGCCGCATGGATTTGCTAGAAACAGGATTTGGAGCATTGATACTGATCCACCTCCTTTTCCAACAAGTTCCTCCAGTAAGGCTTTTATTGATTTGATCCTAAAGCCCTCTGAGGAAGATTTAAAGATCTGGCCTCACAG CTTCGAGTTTCGTTTGAGGGTAACCTTGGGACCTGGAGGAGATTTGATGTTGACATCTCGCATCAGAAATACCAGCACTGATGGGAAACCATTTAGTTTCACATTTGCATATCATACCTATTTCTCTGTTTCAGACATCAG TGAAGTTCGAGTAGAAGGATTGGAAACACTGGATTATCTTGACAACTTGCAGAATAAGGAGCGATTTACTGAACAAGGGGACGCAATAACTTTTGAATCAGAA GTGGACAAAATATACCTCAGCACACCTACAAAAATTGCAATTTTGGATCACGAGAAGAAACGGACATTTGTTATTCGCAAGGATGGGCTTCCAGATGCTG TGGTATGGAATCCCTGGGATAAGAAGGCAAAGGCCATGGCTGATTTTGGAGATGATGAGTACAAGCATATGTTGTGTGTGGAGACTGCTGCGGTGGAAAAACCCATAACATTGAAGCCTGGGGAGGAATGGAGAGGAAGGCAAGAACTTTCCGCTGTTCCTTCCAGTTATTGCAGTGGGCAGCTTGATCCGCAGAGGGTCCTTCAGAGCAGTTAA
- the LOC131323915 gene encoding uncharacterized protein LOC131323915 — protein sequence MAAVWAFLLSPGMGTRIQHAMNALATTPSSNSFSVSKIDVWDYFRSKALKEYLESSVANSKFKESMARRRIEQQKLESIKMTMLTHEDIFKHQVRELHRLYNIQRVLMVEMRNQETTKQEDKFWVVPMPTTGSDHTSNYSYFFNRHQPTTAPCNQKIHVQSVLIENNLSTRERSGSCSGDQDQTLTRMPKLGFDLERQPVIEEHQTGPSSYAAMTNYQTGKGRSSEESDVELTLSIGGGCKREKKSMITSEIGDACGGSNTAVGSSSASTIDPQNKWLFQGLSLNRT from the exons ATGGCGGCCGTCTGGGCCTTTCTTCTTTCCCCGG GCATGGGAACAAGAATCCAGCATGCCATGAATGCATTAGCTACAACCCCAAGCAGTAATAGTTTCTCTGTGAGTAAAATTGATGTTTGGGACTATTTCCGAAGTAAAGCACTGAAGGAGTACCTAGAAAGTAGTGTTGCTAACAGCAAATTTAAGGAATCGATGGCTAGGAGGAGGATAGAACAACAGAAGTTAGAATCCATTAAGATGACAATGCTAACGCACGAAGATATTTTCAAACACCAG GTGAGAGAACTCCACAGGCTGTACAATATACAAAGGGTGCTGATGGTTGAGATGAGAAATCAGGAGACtactaaacaagaagataaGTTTTGGGTTGTTCCAATGCCTACAACTGGATCAGATCATACAAGCAATTACTCTTACTTCTTCAATCGGCATCAACCAACAACTGCTCCATGCAATCAAAAAATCCATGTTCAAAGTGTGCTAATAGAAAATAATCTGAGCACACGTGAAAGAAGTGGTAGCTGCTCTGGAGATCAAGATCAGACCCTTACTAGAATGCCAAAATTGGGCTTTGATCTTGAGAGGCAACCTGTCATTGAAGAACACCAAACAGGGCCTAGTTCTTACGCAGCAATGACAAATTATCAAACTGGGAAAGGTAGATCATCAGAAGAGAGTGATGTTGAGTTGACCTTGAGTATTGGAGGAGGCTGCAAAAGGGAAAAGAAGTCGATGATCACATCAGAGATAGGAGACGCATGTGGTGGGTCCAACACTGCTGTGGGAAGTTCTAGTGCATCAACAATTGATCCGCAAAATAAGTGGCTTTTCCAAGGTTTAAGCTTGAATAGAACATAA
- the LOC131315520 gene encoding uncharacterized protein LOC131315520: MADSGEGGGNGGGSVGGDEVRLSGETEGPRIDDQSVGDAPVVIGAGISVSDRGGDGHAAGVTGGEEGRRTPGGMRCTPGSVVIVGPQVRRLDPSSGLEGVVITGLGSAEAGGSGRGSGDDGDRPETPVRDPARGKGPVVKEGASGAVPMEEVEFRPAVGSSVHVPITRGDFAEFVSEEELGRLLQENPGVVAAVLAAREDRARQLWNCCSLN, from the exons ATGGCTGATTCCGGCGAaggtggcggcaatggtggTGGTAGCGTTGGTGGTGACGAGGTTCGGTTGAGTGGGGAGACCGAGGGCCCTCGAATCGACGATCAGTCGGTGGGCGACGCTCCAGTGGTGATCGGCGCAGGCATTTCAGTGAGTGACAGAGGCGGTGATGGCCATGCAGCAGGGGTGACTGGTGGTGAAGAGGGGCGGCGTACGCCAGGCGGGATGCGGTGTACGCCAGGCTCCGTTGTCATAGTGGGTCCACAGGTTCGTCGATTGGATCCAAGCAGTGGGTTAGAGGGTGTGGTGATCACCGGCTTGGGTTCGGCTGAAGCCGGCGGCTCTGGCAGGGgcagtggtgatgatggtgatcGGCCAGAGACGCCGGTGAGAGATCCAGCGAGAGGCAAGGGCCCTGTGGTTAAAGAGGGAGCATCCGGGGCAGTACCCATGGAGGAGGTGGAGTTTCGGCCAGCAGTGGGGTCTTCGGTTCACGTGCCCATCACTCGGGGGGACTTTGCCGAATTTGTGTCTGAGGAGGAACTTGGCCGGTTGCTCCAggagaacccgggggtggtggctgctgTGTTGGCTGCGCGGGAGGACAGGGCCCGGCAG CTTTGGAACTGTTGTAGCCTGAATTGA